Proteins encoded in a region of the Pieris brassicae chromosome 3, ilPieBrab1.1, whole genome shotgun sequence genome:
- the LOC123706888 gene encoding mitochondrial import inner membrane translocase subunit Tim23 has protein sequence MSLFGDILPINKNESQNNQASANLSPYLNFDPNYIPKMQPEFLYPDESHMASTARRSNVALPIIGMSFMTGSGLGGMAGLYKGLRATTLAGQIGKVRRTQLINYIMKQGTTTGCTLGILASFYSSIALGVTWIRDQEDTANTFIAATATGVLYKSTAGLRSMGLGAAAGLTLAGLYTLLTDNDNIWSKARYMKM, from the exons ATGTCTTTATTTGGAGATATATTAccgattaataaaaatgaaagcCAAAATAATCAGGCCAGTGCAAATCTTTCTCCCTATTTAAACTTTGATCCCAACTACATACCAAAAATGCAACCAGAGTTTCTATATCCCGATGAGAGCCATATGGCCTCAACAGCACGAAGATCAAACGTGGCTTTACCAATCATTGGAATGTCTTTTATGACTGGATCAG GTTTAGGAGGTATGGCTGGTCTCTACAAAGGATTAAGAGCGACAACATTAGCTGGACAAATTGGCAAAGTAAGAAGAACACAGCTTATAAACTACATAATGAAGCAAG GCACAACAACTGGCTGTACCCTAGGCATATTAGCttcattttattcaagtaTAGCCCTGGGTGTAACTTGGATTAGGGACCAAGAAGATACTGCAAATACCTTTATAGCTGCCACAGCTACaggtgttttatataaaagtactGCAGGTTTGCGCTCAATGGGCTTAGGAGCAGCTGCAGGGCTTACATTAGCAGGCCTTTACACCCTCCTCActgataatgataatatatgGAGCAAAGCTAGATATATGAAAATGTGA
- the LOC123706886 gene encoding protein DENND6A, protein MDCGKQQPDDIFVCDEEFEAKWSRFSDWLHCICVVTFDLELGQAMERVYPPGVQLSDQEKCNICYLAFPDSNSGCMGDTQFHVRLRSRAPLTPQQLIYNEDSVSTLRADPTHYWGFVYFRQVKDTTLPRGYFQKSIILLTRLPFINLYYKVIQLIAPRHFEDGESSLEAACHDINRWPELNSGQNVLLPVLGSVFQSYIPNQQTGKVTRSDIVKQVHSSNVPHIIVCIQDVNVFDALSSLISHLHLLWELVLTAEPIVVMASSPTECSALVQALTYLIQPLPYSAEYRPYFTIHDSEFKEFTRKQFNPPYVILGVTNPFFTKTLQHWPHTIKLGDSTPVKTKLRKVGSIKHLDSAPGVYTQYKPYLEKDKAIIKKLHNGIRTDRPSEVQTAMVKRHLLELTQSFMIPLERYMASLMPLQKNISPFRSPPVPNPFNPEDFFTSLQQAGPQLTSGIKGDWIGLYKNFFRTPNFSTWFHERHSDLTNKLQALQLEALAESDLKEWSVGKKEVEIVDMILKLRDVLKNNPPVADNTRTLLARRLDDLNCVLQDDMKAILNAAT, encoded by the coding sequence ATGGATTGTGGAAAACAACAACCAGACGACATTTTCGTTTGTGATGAAGAATTTGAAGCGAAATGGAGCAGATTTTCCGACTGGTTGCATTGTATTTGTGTTGTTACATTCGATTTGGAGTTGGGGCAGGCTATGGAAAGAGTATATCCGCCTGGTGTGCAATTATCTGATCAAGAGAAATGTAACATTTGTTATTTAGCATTCCCGGATTCAAACTCAGGATGCATGGGCGATACTCAATTTCACGTACGACTGCGTTCACGTGCTCCACTAACACCGCAACAGTTAATTTATAACGAGGACAGCGTTTCTACGCTCCGAGCAGACCCAACGCATTACTGGGGCTTCGTCTATTTTCGTCAAGTCAAGGATACGACCTTGCCTCGGGGCTACTTCCAAAAGAGCATTATTTTGCTTACGCGTTTGCCCTTTATTAACCTGTATTACAAAGTGATACAGCTTATAGCTCCTCGACATTTTGAAGATGGTGAAAGCAGCTTGGAAGCTGCATGCCATGACATAAATAGATGGCCAGAGTTGAATTCCGGTCAAAACGTTCTATTGCCAGTCTTGGGTTCTGTTTTTCAGTCGTATATTCCTAATCAGCAAACTGGAAAGGTTACAAGGTCAGATATTGTGAAACAAGTACATTCCTCTAATGTTCCACACATAATAGTATGTATTCAAGATGTTAATGTTTTTGATGCTCTATCAAGTTTAATATCTCATCTGCATTTACTATGGGAGTTAGTATTGACTGCAGAACCTATAGTTGTTATGGCCAGCTCACCAACAGAATGTTCAGCTTTAGTCCAAGCCTTGACCTACTTGATACAGCCACTTCCATATTCGGCAGAATACCGACCTTACTTTACAATACATGATAGTGAATTTAAGGAATTTACTCGAAAACAGTTCAACCCACCCTATGTCATATTAGGTGTGACAAATCCATTTTTCACTAAGACATTGCAGCACTGGCCgcatacaattaaattaggtGATTCAACCCCTGTTAAAACTAAGTTGAGGAAAGTAGGAAGTATTAAACATTTAGATTCTGCACCAGGGGTATACACTCAGTACAAACCTTATTTAGAGAAAGATAAGGCTATTATCAAAAAGTTGCATAATGGTATAAGGACAGACCGACCTTCTGAAGTTCAGACAGCAATGGTTAAAAGGCATTTACTAGAACTAACACAAAGCTTTATGATCCCACTTGAACGTTATATGGCATCCCTCATGCCATTGCAGAAAAACATATCTCCTTTTAGGTCACCTCCAGTGCCAAATCCATTTAATCCAGAAGATTTCTTCACATCTCTGCAGCAAGCAGGTCCTCAATTGACATCTGGTATTAAAGGTGACTGGATaggattatataaaaatttttttaggACACCAAACTTTAGCACATGGTTTCATGAGCGTCATAgtgatttaacaaataaattacaagCTTTGCAATTAGAAGCCTTAGCAGAGAGTGACTTAAAAGAATGGTCAGTTGGAAAGAAAGAAGTTGAAATTGTTGACATGATACTTAAACTGCGTgatgtgttaaaaaataatccacCTGTGGCAGACAATACACGAACATTACTGGCTCGGAGGTTAGATGATTTAAATTGTGTCCTTCAAGATGATATGAAGGCTATTTTAAATGCGGCAACGTGA
- the LOC123706887 gene encoding sister chromatid cohesion protein DCC1, which produces MENCEERTPEDVRKVIKTAKLHESELTEITQILRFPDASQRNNNLRLMLLDNNILKDIEEGNPIVFKGDPDENVVLCTDDKTYDVKEAETSNSFLLVPNLLFAASTGLDETIANNSMEDSDSSFERSNTSLNKSNDSDDKPPRKIVNKDIVNTFFTYYELKPCKPRLSKLSKILESTAFQGLELEYKIDKSKLLDYNAILDKVQSSRIELSEELTNIQAIEVDGHYRLLEFDYEFRVLSYMLDLIEENSWPLDRVSKEVTLESLKDLAPMCVLEAMFGFYTLESAEEMGVQYYKYKEDKVCRFLARVLLRSAGRFNLFEFMQAWSDSVPEGMTTNESLLSGIALVDKNVTPQVVWGFSENELPEDINERFRILFHTKPKWTVDEISPYIQSYATEKLNVNALLTKHARASTQDGVRVFSAKHMN; this is translated from the exons ATGGAAAATtg TGAAGAGAGGACCCCTGAAGACGTCCgcaaagtaattaaaactgCGAAGTTACACGAATCCGAACTAACAGAGATTACCCAGATTCTTAGATTTCCAGACGCCAGCCAACGCAATAATAACTTAAGGCTTATGCtattagataataatatattaaaagatataGAAGAGGGAAATCCCATTGTATTTAAAG ggGATCCAGATGAGAATGTGGTACTGTGTACAGACGATAAAACCTACGACGTCAAAGAAGCAGAGACATCTAACAGCTTTTTACTCGTACCCAACCTACTTTTCGCAGCTTCCACAGGTCTCGACGAAACAATTGCAAATAATTCTATGGAAGATTCTGATTCATCTTTCGAAAGATCCAATACTAGTTTGAACAAATCCAACGATTCTGATGATAAACCACCCagaaaaattgttaataaagaCATTGTTAACACATTCTTCACTTATTACGAATTGAAACCTTGTAAACCGCGTCTTTCAAAACTCTCGAAAATTCTAGAAAGTACTGCATTTCAGGGATTAGAACTcgaatataaaatagataaatcgaAATTGCTTGATTATAATGCTATTTTGGATAAGGTACAGTCGTCTCGTATAGAATTAAGTGAGGAGTTGACAAATATACAAGCAATAGAGGTCGATGGTCATTATAGGTTGTTAGAATTTGACTATGAATTTCGAGTCCTTTCGTACATGTTGGACCTCATTGAAGAGAATTCCTGGCCTTTGGACAGAGTATCTAAAGAAGTCACATTGGAGAGCTTAAAAGATTTGGCTCCGATGTGTGTTTTGGAAGCAATGTTTGGTTTTTATACACTAGAAAGTGCTGAAGAAATGGGCGTCCAATACTATAAGTATAAAGAGGATAAAGTGTGTAGATTTTTAGCAAGAGTTCTCTTAAGAAGTGCTGGTAGATTCAATTTGTTTGAGTTTATGCAAGCATGGAGTGATTCGGTACCAGAAGGAATGACAACAAac GAGTCACTTCTATCGGGCATAGCGTTAGTAGACAAGAATGTCACGCCGCAAGTAGTTTGGGGTTTCTCTGAGAATGAACTGCCGGAAGATATCAATGAGAGGTTTAGGATTTTATTCCACACAAAACCCAAGTGGACGGTTGATGAAATATCTCCATACATACA gtcATATGCTACAGAGAAGCTGAACGTAAACGCTTTGCTGACGAAACATGCACGTGCGTCCACCCAAGATGGCGTCCGTGTATTCTCCGCCAAACACATGAATTAA
- the LOC123707155 gene encoding stromal membrane-associated protein 1 has protein sequence MSSKSEKDRAKQIQDRCQNILIQMLKDEDNKYCVDCDAKGPRWASWNLGIFLCIRCAGIHRNLGVHISKVKSVNLDSWTPEQVVSLQQMGNSRARAVYEANLPDSFRRPQNDSSLESFIRAKYEQKKYIAKEWVQPQLPKVNWDKEIDEELERQKRKKKATTSSLGPLPAPSVDKKYNKSDVIPSIPKPKSSVSPKLSRNTPVEIKPSNGAADLLGLDTAIPSTKPEQKSTNDDIFSSFFSAPEKPAEVPQEQKPDLKTEEENFFKQSAPTEKEKSKLTKDSILALYSQTPMNQFNPVPQMQQIPGQQMQQIPGQQMQQIPGQQMQQIPGQQMQHIPSQQISGQLPGPQITGQPAPGQFYQPYMMNGMQMNQFQPASQFQYQMPPQPQFQTQPNFFNQPLSQQFGNLNLGQGFPNAFPNPNVASNSTWQ, from the exons ATGTCTTCTAAAAGTGAAAAAGATCGAGCTAAACAGATCCAGGATCGATGTCAGAACATTCTAATCCAAATGTTAAAAGATGAGGACAATAAATACTGTGTAGATTGTGACGCTAAGG GACCACGTTGGGCATCATGGAACCTAGGTATATTCCTGTGCATAAGGTGTGCTGGTATCCATCGGAACCTGGGTGTTCATATATCCAAAGTGAAGAGTGTCAACTTGGACTCATGGACACCAGAACAAGTG GTATCACTACAACAAATGGGCAATTCTCGTGCAAGAGCTGTATACGAAGCAAATCTGCCAGACTCTTTCAGACGGCCACAGAATGACTCTTCACTTGAGTCATTTATACGGGCCAAGTACGAACAGAAGAAATACATTGCTAAGGAATGGGTGCAACCACAACTTCCTAAAGTGAATTG ggaTAAAGAGATAGATGAAGAACTAGAAAGGCAAAAGAGGAAAAAGAAAGCGACCACTTCTTCTCTGGGACCACTGCCGGCGCCAAgtgttgataaaaaatataac aAATCTGACGTTATCCCCAGTATACCTAAACCCAAATCGTCAGTCAGTCCCAAATTGAGTAGAAATACACCAGTTGAAATTAAACCGAGTAATGGTGCAGCTGATCTGCTTGGCTTGGACACTGCCATACCCTCAACCAAACCAGAGCAGAAGAGTACTAACGATGATATTTTCTCAAGTTTCTTCTCGGCACCAGAGAAACCGGCtgag GTACCGCAAGAACAAAAACCAGATTTGAAAACAGAAGaagaaaatttctttaaacaatcTGCGCCTACTGAGAAAGAAAAGTCTAAACTTACTAAGGACAGCATATTAGCGTTGTACAGTCAAACACCTATGAACCAATTTAATCCAGTACCTCAAATGCAACAGATTCCGGGACAACAAATGCAACAAATTCCAGGCCAACAAATGCAACAAATTCCAGGCCAACAAATGCAACAAATTCCAGGTCAACAAATGCAACATATACCAAGCCAACAAATATCTGGCCAACTACCTGGGCCACAAATAACAGGACAACCAGCTCCTGGTCAGTTCTATCAGCCATATATGATGAATGGTATGCAAATGAACCAATTTCAGCCAGCTAGCCAATTTCAGTATCAAATGCCACCGCAGCCACAGTTCCAGACACAGCCAAACTTTTTCAACCAGCCTCTTTCGCAACAGTTTGGTAATCTTAATTTAGGCCAAGGTTTCCCAAACGCATTTCCTAACCCTAATGTTGCCAGTAATTCTACGtggcaataa
- the LOC123707563 gene encoding phosphoenolpyruvate carboxykinase [GTP]-like isoform X1, with protein MKFLKMLHFKTIPEDYIRKTAEFAQVAVNCSRAAHQTALRGNKLSPQVAALTPKVRAFIERSAALCEPDHVHICDGSEAEANALVALMQTQGTLKPLPKYDNCWLARTDPADVARVESRTFICAERERDVVPIARAGQKSALGNYIPLPDYEKAVAERFPGCMRGRTMYVIPFSMGPVGSPLSKIGVEVTDSPYVAYSMRVMTRIGAAVLEALRKDEHFVRCLHSVGRSESSATIGWPCDPARTIILHRPADNEIVSYGSGYGGNSLLGKKCFALRLGSVIARREGWLAEHMLIVGVTDPKGRKRYIAAAFPSACGKTNLAMMTPTLPGYKVECVGDDIAWMKFDKNGVLRAINPENGFFGVAPGTSESTNPIAMESVFKDTVFTNVAETKDGGVWWEGMGGAPEGVTDWKGQPWDKTKKTPAAHPNSRFCTPAGNCPIIDGDWESAEGVPISAILLGGRRPAGVPLVVEARDWAHGVFLGASMRSEATAAAEYAGKVVMHDPFAMRPFFGYNFGEYLKHWLSMPRAGRQMPKIFHVNWFRKDQQGKFLWPGFGENSRVLDWVLRRCDDEQCHVETPLGFVPKPGALNCSNLDDINMNELFSIPKDFWLQEADAIEKYFKEEVGEDLPNEMWDQLMTLKKNIKKS; from the exons ATTCGCCCAGGTAGCTGTGAACTGCAGTCGAGCAGCTCATCAAACCGCTCTTCGTGGTAACAAGCTAAGCCCTCAAGTCGCCGCCCTAACACCGAAG GTCCGAGCCTTCATCGAGCGAAGTGCTGCTTTGTGCGAACCAGATCATGTGCACATTTGTGATGGCTCCGAAGCCGAAGCCAACGCGTTAGTGGCTCTGATGCAAACACAGGGCACACTGAAACCGCTGCCCAAGTATGATAACtg CTGGTTGGCTCGCACGGATCCTGCTGATGTCGCTAGAGTTGAGTCCCGTACTTTTATTTGTGCGGAGCGCGAGCGTGATGTGGTTCCAATCGCACGCGCAGGCCAGAAGAGCGCGTTAGGAAACTATATTCCACTGCCCGACTATGAGAAAGCAGTCGCAGAACGTTTCCCAGGATGTATGAGAG GTCGCACAATGTATGTAATACCGTTCTCAATGGGTCCAGTTGGGTCACCACTCTCTAAAATTGGTGTGGAAGTTACCGACTCGCCTTACGTCGCCTACTCCATGAGGGTTATGACCAGAATCG GTGCCGCTGTGTTAGAAGCTCTTCGTAAAGATGAACACTTTGTGCGCTGCCTCCACTCAGTCGGACGGTCTGAGTCATCAGCGACCATTGGTTGGCCTTGCGATCCTGCGAGAACTATCATCCTTCACCGACCAGCTGACAATGAGATAGTTAGTTATG GTAGTGGCTACGGAGGCAACAGTCTTTTAGGTAAGAAGTGTTTCGCTCTGCGGCTGGGTTCTGTTATAGCGCGCCGAGAAGGATGGCTGGCTGAACATATGCtg ATTGTAGGTGTCACCGATCCGAAAGGTCGTAAGCGGTACATCGCTGCAGCATTCCCCTCGGCATGTGGGAAGACGAATTTGGCAATGATGACCCCAACCCTGCCCGGGTACAAGGTGGAGTGTGTGGGTGATGATATAGCCTGGATGAAGTTTGACAAGAACGGCGTATTGAGAGCTATTAATCCTGAGAACGGGTTCTTCGGTGTTGCCCcag gtACATCGGAGTCTACGAACCCAATTGCCATGGAGTCAGTATTCAAAGACACAGTATTCACGAATGTCGCGGAGACTAAAgatggtggtgtgtggtgggAGGGTATGGGAGGGGCTCCTGAAGGTGTTACCGATTGGAAAGGACAGCCCTGggataaaactaagaaaacgCCAGCAGCACATCCAAACTCAAG ATTCTGTACACCAGCGGGCAACTGTCCGATCATAGATGGAGATTGGGAGAGTGCGGAAGGTGTACCGATATCTGCGATATTGTTGGGTGGGCGACGCCCTGCGGGTGTTCCACTAGTTGTCGAAGCCCGGGACTGGGCTCATGGAGTCTTCCTTGGGGCATCCATGAGATCGGAAGCGACTGCAGCTGCTGAATATGCT GGAAAAGTAGTTATGCACGATCCTTTCGCAATGAGGCCGTTCTTCGGTTACAACTTTGGCGAGTACCTCAAACATTGGCTGTCGATGCCACGTGCTGGTCGCCAAATGCCTAAGATCTTCCACGTTAACTGGTTCAGGAAAGACCAACAG ggTAAATTCCTATGGCCTGGCTTCGGTGAGAACTCCCGCGTTTTGGACTGGGTTTTGCGCAGATGTGATGATGAGCAGTGTCACGTGGAGACACCATTAGGTTTCGTGCCAAAACCCGGAGCTCTTAACTGTAGTAACCTTGACGACATCAATATGAACGAATTGTTTAGCATTCCTAAAGACTTCTGGTTGCAAGAG GCTGACGCGatagaaaaatactttaaggAAGAAGTAGGTGAAGATTTACCGAACGAAATGTGGGACCAACTGATGACACTcaagaaaaacattaaaaaatcatag
- the LOC123707563 gene encoding phosphoenolpyruvate carboxykinase [GTP]-like isoform X2 has translation MVYFITRISKRFAQVAVNCSRAAHQTALRGNKLSPQVAALTPKVRAFIERSAALCEPDHVHICDGSEAEANALVALMQTQGTLKPLPKYDNCWLARTDPADVARVESRTFICAERERDVVPIARAGQKSALGNYIPLPDYEKAVAERFPGCMRGRTMYVIPFSMGPVGSPLSKIGVEVTDSPYVAYSMRVMTRIGAAVLEALRKDEHFVRCLHSVGRSESSATIGWPCDPARTIILHRPADNEIVSYGSGYGGNSLLGKKCFALRLGSVIARREGWLAEHMLIVGVTDPKGRKRYIAAAFPSACGKTNLAMMTPTLPGYKVECVGDDIAWMKFDKNGVLRAINPENGFFGVAPGTSESTNPIAMESVFKDTVFTNVAETKDGGVWWEGMGGAPEGVTDWKGQPWDKTKKTPAAHPNSRFCTPAGNCPIIDGDWESAEGVPISAILLGGRRPAGVPLVVEARDWAHGVFLGASMRSEATAAAEYAGKVVMHDPFAMRPFFGYNFGEYLKHWLSMPRAGRQMPKIFHVNWFRKDQQGKFLWPGFGENSRVLDWVLRRCDDEQCHVETPLGFVPKPGALNCSNLDDINMNELFSIPKDFWLQEADAIEKYFKEEVGEDLPNEMWDQLMTLKKNIKKS, from the exons ATTCGCCCAGGTAGCTGTGAACTGCAGTCGAGCAGCTCATCAAACCGCTCTTCGTGGTAACAAGCTAAGCCCTCAAGTCGCCGCCCTAACACCGAAG GTCCGAGCCTTCATCGAGCGAAGTGCTGCTTTGTGCGAACCAGATCATGTGCACATTTGTGATGGCTCCGAAGCCGAAGCCAACGCGTTAGTGGCTCTGATGCAAACACAGGGCACACTGAAACCGCTGCCCAAGTATGATAACtg CTGGTTGGCTCGCACGGATCCTGCTGATGTCGCTAGAGTTGAGTCCCGTACTTTTATTTGTGCGGAGCGCGAGCGTGATGTGGTTCCAATCGCACGCGCAGGCCAGAAGAGCGCGTTAGGAAACTATATTCCACTGCCCGACTATGAGAAAGCAGTCGCAGAACGTTTCCCAGGATGTATGAGAG GTCGCACAATGTATGTAATACCGTTCTCAATGGGTCCAGTTGGGTCACCACTCTCTAAAATTGGTGTGGAAGTTACCGACTCGCCTTACGTCGCCTACTCCATGAGGGTTATGACCAGAATCG GTGCCGCTGTGTTAGAAGCTCTTCGTAAAGATGAACACTTTGTGCGCTGCCTCCACTCAGTCGGACGGTCTGAGTCATCAGCGACCATTGGTTGGCCTTGCGATCCTGCGAGAACTATCATCCTTCACCGACCAGCTGACAATGAGATAGTTAGTTATG GTAGTGGCTACGGAGGCAACAGTCTTTTAGGTAAGAAGTGTTTCGCTCTGCGGCTGGGTTCTGTTATAGCGCGCCGAGAAGGATGGCTGGCTGAACATATGCtg ATTGTAGGTGTCACCGATCCGAAAGGTCGTAAGCGGTACATCGCTGCAGCATTCCCCTCGGCATGTGGGAAGACGAATTTGGCAATGATGACCCCAACCCTGCCCGGGTACAAGGTGGAGTGTGTGGGTGATGATATAGCCTGGATGAAGTTTGACAAGAACGGCGTATTGAGAGCTATTAATCCTGAGAACGGGTTCTTCGGTGTTGCCCcag gtACATCGGAGTCTACGAACCCAATTGCCATGGAGTCAGTATTCAAAGACACAGTATTCACGAATGTCGCGGAGACTAAAgatggtggtgtgtggtgggAGGGTATGGGAGGGGCTCCTGAAGGTGTTACCGATTGGAAAGGACAGCCCTGggataaaactaagaaaacgCCAGCAGCACATCCAAACTCAAG ATTCTGTACACCAGCGGGCAACTGTCCGATCATAGATGGAGATTGGGAGAGTGCGGAAGGTGTACCGATATCTGCGATATTGTTGGGTGGGCGACGCCCTGCGGGTGTTCCACTAGTTGTCGAAGCCCGGGACTGGGCTCATGGAGTCTTCCTTGGGGCATCCATGAGATCGGAAGCGACTGCAGCTGCTGAATATGCT GGAAAAGTAGTTATGCACGATCCTTTCGCAATGAGGCCGTTCTTCGGTTACAACTTTGGCGAGTACCTCAAACATTGGCTGTCGATGCCACGTGCTGGTCGCCAAATGCCTAAGATCTTCCACGTTAACTGGTTCAGGAAAGACCAACAG ggTAAATTCCTATGGCCTGGCTTCGGTGAGAACTCCCGCGTTTTGGACTGGGTTTTGCGCAGATGTGATGATGAGCAGTGTCACGTGGAGACACCATTAGGTTTCGTGCCAAAACCCGGAGCTCTTAACTGTAGTAACCTTGACGACATCAATATGAACGAATTGTTTAGCATTCCTAAAGACTTCTGGTTGCAAGAG GCTGACGCGatagaaaaatactttaaggAAGAAGTAGGTGAAGATTTACCGAACGAAATGTGGGACCAACTGATGACACTcaagaaaaacattaaaaaatcatag